Below is a genomic region from Ferribacterium limneticum.
TTTTCATTTCCGGCGACGCGATTACTCGAGATTGAGTATGACCCGATTGCGACCGGCGCTTTTGGCGGCGTAAAGGTTGGCATCGGCCGTTTTGACCAGTTGCTGCGGCGCTTTTTCGGTGCTCGGATGCGTGCTGGCGACACCGAAACTGCAGGAAACCCGGCCGTCAATGCCGCGTTCATGCGGGATGTGCAGGTCGCAGGCTGATTGGCGCATGCGTTCGGCGACGGCGTAGGCGCCATTGGCATCGGTGCCGGGCAGGATGGCGACGAATTCCTCGCCGCCGTAACGGGCGACAGTGTCTTCGACGCGAAAGAGCGATTCGCTGAGCGAACTGGCTACTGCCTTCAGGCAGAAATCGCCAGCCTGGTGGCCATAGATATCGTTGAACTGCTTGAAGAAATCGACGTCGCTGAGGACGATGCTGAGCGGCGTGTCGTTGCGGATGCAACGCTTCCATTCGACGGCCAGCGTGTCGTCAAAATGGCGTCGATTGGGTATGCCGGTCAGGCTGTCGAGAATGGCGATTTCCTTGAGCTGGCGATGGACTTCGCAAATTTCCTGTTGCCGGGTCGAAATGCGCAGCATGGCGCGCACCTTGGCCAGTAGCACGAC
It encodes:
- a CDS encoding GGDEF domain-containing protein; its protein translation is MIDKYPDQSRRYPIMSAQATSDRRRPSVLVIDPSASNRALICECLRQLPEIRTMATGDADQALQMFRENLPGLVLLDTTQQDTNGIELTRKIRAWELSRIETGISPWTPIVFLSSVTDEDTLAQGILAGGDDFLSKPVSEVVLLAKVRAMLRISTRQQEICEVHRQLKEIAILDSLTGIPNRRHFDDTLAVEWKRCIRNDTPLSIVLSDVDFFKQFNDIYGHQAGDFCLKAVASSLSESLFRVEDTVARYGGEEFVAILPGTDANGAYAVAERMRQSACDLHIPHERGIDGRVSCSFGVASTHPSTEKAPQQLVKTADANLYAAKSAGRNRVILNLE